A genomic segment from Oncorhynchus clarkii lewisi isolate Uvic-CL-2024 chromosome 12, UVic_Ocla_1.0, whole genome shotgun sequence encodes:
- the LOC139422489 gene encoding scavenger receptor cysteine-rich domain-containing group B protein-like gives MRGQRVADCVRKPCGGWTVVVWLLLSLLGSLLLVGISGILQIANSTTTMTAMKTTHSQVRLVNGRNRCEGRVEVWHNGTWGTVCDDDWDMVDANVVCRQLDCGLAMVVGSISEYGQGSGPVLLDNVDCKGGETDLGQCGSLGWGIHNCYHYEDVSVTCKDTSVLESRGMGEPTTPSRRNSGLRDGTIRLVGGLDYCQGRVEVYYRGSWGTVCDDDWGMRDAGVVCQQIYCGHAVSSTTNAYFGYGTGLILLDNVNCNGYENQLSKCYSLGWGIHNCGHHEDAGVICSGSGSTTVPPMNTETMGMGRGFFQTASTAVTDQTELVTEATTAVTTVAMTTRERPTIRVVNGNSSCQGRVEVFHNNQWGTVCDDDWDLPNAQVVCRHLGCGPAISAKVLAYFGYGSGPILLDNVDCRGSEGELSACFHLGWGQHNCGHHEDAGVICTPFQLVGPGNDFGMTERTPTTRPPSEGLARLVGGQHRCEGRVEMFSGAEWGTVCDDAWDMPDAQVVCRQLGCGEAATARVEAFFGPGSGTILLDNLKCSGSEASLQQCSHISWEVHNCDHSEDAGVTCSLS, from the exons ATGCGAGGGCAGCGCGTAGCAGATTGTGTGCGTAAACCATGTGGAGGCTGGACAGTGGTTGTCTGGCTGCTGTTGTCCCTGCTAGGTTCCCTGCTACTGGTGGGCATCAGTGGGATTCTGCAGATCG CCAATAGCACAACGACGATGACTGCCATGAAGACAACGCATTCTCAAG tgcgTCTGGTGAACGGGCGTAACAGGTGTGAGGGGCGTGTGGAGGTTTGGCACAACGGGACATGGGGTACAGTGTGTGATGACGACTGGGACATGGTAGATGCCAACGTGGTGTGTCGGCAGTTGGACTGTGGTCTGGCCATGGTGGTGGGCAGCATCTCAGAGTATGGCCAGGGCTCAGGGCCCGTCCTGCTGGACAATGTAGACTGCAAAGGAGGGGAGACAGACCTGGGACAGTGTGGAAGTCTGGGCTGGGGCATCCACAACTGTTACCACTATGAGGACGTGTCTGTCACATGCAAAG ATACATCAGTGCTGGAGTCACGGGGCATGGGCGAGCCCACCACTCCGTCTAGGCGAAACTCAGGGTTAA GAGATGGTACAATCCGGTTAGTTGGTGGACTGGACTACTGCCAGGGACGGGTGGAGGTCTACTACCGTGGCAGCTGGGGGACGGTGTGTGATGACGACTGGGGTATGAGAGACGCAGGGGTGGTGTGCCAGCAGATATACTGTGGCCATGCCGTTTCCTCCACCACCAACGCCTATTTTGGCTACGGGACAGGCCTGATTCTACTGGACAACGTCAACTGTAATGGCTACGAGAACCAGCTGAGTAAGTGCTACAGCCTGGGCTGGGGGATACACAACTGTGGACATCATGAGGACGCTGGGGTTATCTGTTCAG GCTCAGGATCCACTACCGTTCCTCCTATGAACACTGAAACCATGGGCATGGGAAGGGGATTCTTTCAGACTGCCAGCACTGCAG TAACCGACCAAACAGAATTAGTCACCGAAGCAACTACGGCTGTGACAACGGTTGCTATGACAACAAGAG agCGGCCCACCATCCGCGTGGTGAATGGTAACAGCAGCTGCCAGGGCCGTGTGGAGGTGTTCCACAACAACCAGTGGGGCACGGTGTGTGACGATGACTGGGATCTGCCCAATGCCCAGGTGGTGTGTAGGCATCTGGGCTGTGGCCCTGCCATCTCTGCCAAGGTCCTGGCCTACTTCGGCTACGGCTCGGGCCCCATCCTTCTGGACAATGTGGACTGTAGGGGCAGTGAAGGGGAGCTGTCGGCTTGTTTCCACCTGGGCTGGGGACAGCACAACTGTGGACATCATGAAGACGCTGGAGTCATCTGTACAC ccTTTCAGCTTGTGGGACCTGGAAATGACTTCGGGATGACAGAGAGAACgcccaccactagaccaccaagTGAAG gCCTGGCGAGGTTGGTGGGCGGGCAGCACCGCTGCGAGGGCCGGGTGGAGATGTTCTCAGGGGCGGAATGGGGTACGGTGTGCGACGATGCCTGGGACATGCCTGATGCCCAGGTGGTGTGTCGTCAGCTTGGCTGTGGGGAGGCTGCTACGGCCCGTGTGGAGGCCTTCTTTGGGCCCGGCAGCGGCACCATCCTCCTGGACAATCTGAAGTGCAGCGGCTCTGAGGCCTCGCTCCAGCAGTGCTCCCACATATCCTGGGAAGTGCACAACTGTGACCACTCTGAAGACGCCGGCGTCACCTGCTCACTGTCGTGA